A genomic region of Methanosarcina thermophila TM-1 contains the following coding sequences:
- a CDS encoding nucleotidyltransferase family protein yields the protein MPENREAEIYIRKLHEMLPELKEKYHVSYLGIFGSYIRGEQKPGSDLDILVEFSKTPTIFKFVNLENYLSEALGIKVDLVMKDALKPNIGKHILSEVEAV from the coding sequence ATGCCGGAAAACCGAGAAGCTGAAATCTATATCCGGAAACTCCATGAAATGCTCCCTGAGCTTAAAGAAAAATATCATGTCAGTTACCTTGGGATTTTTGGGTCTTACATAAGAGGAGAACAGAAACCTGGAAGTGATCTGGATATACTTGTTGAGTTCAGCAAAACTCCTACAATTTTTAAATTTGTCAACCTTGAAAACTATCTTTCGGAAGCTCTGGGAATCAAAGTAGATCTGGTTATGAAAGACGCTTTAAAGCCGAACATAGGCAAACACATCCTGAGTGAAGTTGAAGCTGTTTGA
- the carB gene encoding carbamoyl-phosphate synthase large subunit, whose translation MPKREDIKKVLLIGSGPITIGQAAEFDFSGSQACRSLKEEGIKVVLVNSNPATIMTDPEMADSVYIEPLDARIIEKIIEKERPDGIIAGIGGQTGLNITSELAEMGVLEKYGVKILGTPIEAIKNTEDRELFKETMLRIGEKVPLSRAVHSLKEAEEVVEELGLPLIVRPAYTLGGAGGGIARTKEELLEITERGLRRSRISQVLIEESVLGWAEIEYEVMRDANDTCIVICNMENIDPMGVHTGESAVVAPSQTLSDAEHQMLRSASIKIIRALKIEGGCNIQYALKNGDYRVVEVNPRVSRSSALASKATGYPIARVTAKIAIGMTLDEIINNVTKSTPASFEPALDYVITKIPRWPFDKFKTADKTLTTAMKSTGEVMAIGRTIEESLLKAFNSLDIDSQLGTKQWEEPEIKTLLKTPTSERLFVIYHALERGMSVKEIAELSSINPFFISKMKGIVEMEKRIRKEELTPELLREAKRMGFSDTRLAELTGRTREEISDLRHEAGILATFKMVDTCAAEFEAATPYYYSTYEDTCEANPTDRKKILILGAGPIRIGQGIEFDYCTVHAVTALREEGIETLIINNNPETVSTDFDTSDKLFFEPLTLEHVMNVIERERPDGVLVQFGGQTSVNLALPLKQELKRRTDLNTVILGTDPEDMDLAEDREKFYLLMQKLGIPQPEGGYATSQEEAIEVAKRIGFPVLVRPSYVLGGRAMEIVYDEIDLERYMREAVRVSPEHPILIDDFLEAASEIDVDAVCDQEDVLIGAIMEHIEEAGVHSGDSACVIPPQTLSPEVLAQVRDYTRKIALGLKVKGLINIQMAEKDGKVFVLEANPRSSRTIPFVSKAVGIPLAKIAAKVIIGHSLKSLGYTDEPKPKHVSIKEVLLPFDKLPGADPILGPEMKSTGEVMGIDYDFGRAYYKAELAADNLLPLTGKVFLSIRNADKTELVGVARKLQEAGLELMGTEGTVNHLAKHGIFMDVVKKVHDGSPNVIDMMRRDEVDLIINTPTSRQSRKDGSRIRRAAVDFKVPYITTMQAAIAAADAIETMKKGRELTIKSINEYHSEMGQAKKSELNLVQEKEAESAKIE comes from the coding sequence ATGCCTAAGCGCGAGGACATTAAGAAGGTTCTGCTTATAGGCTCAGGGCCAATTACTATAGGGCAGGCTGCAGAATTCGATTTCTCAGGCAGCCAGGCATGCAGATCCTTGAAAGAAGAAGGGATAAAGGTTGTACTTGTAAACTCAAACCCTGCAACCATAATGACCGACCCTGAAATGGCGGATTCGGTCTATATTGAGCCCCTTGATGCAAGGATAATAGAAAAGATTATAGAAAAAGAACGTCCTGACGGGATTATTGCAGGTATTGGAGGACAAACTGGCCTCAATATTACCAGTGAACTTGCAGAAATGGGTGTTCTTGAGAAATATGGAGTTAAAATTCTCGGAACCCCTATCGAAGCTATTAAAAACACGGAAGATAGGGAACTCTTCAAAGAGACCATGCTCAGGATAGGGGAAAAAGTACCCTTGAGCAGAGCAGTCCACTCCTTAAAAGAAGCTGAAGAAGTTGTTGAAGAACTCGGTCTTCCGCTCATTGTCCGCCCGGCTTATACCCTCGGCGGTGCAGGAGGCGGAATTGCCCGCACAAAAGAGGAACTGCTTGAGATTACGGAACGCGGGCTCAGACGCAGCCGGATTTCGCAGGTGCTTATTGAAGAAAGCGTGCTTGGCTGGGCAGAGATCGAGTACGAGGTCATGCGAGATGCGAACGATACCTGTATCGTAATCTGTAACATGGAAAACATTGACCCTATGGGTGTTCACACAGGCGAATCGGCAGTTGTTGCTCCTTCCCAAACCCTGAGCGATGCCGAGCACCAGATGCTCAGGAGCGCCTCAATCAAGATTATCCGTGCCCTCAAGATCGAAGGTGGGTGCAATATCCAGTATGCCTTAAAAAACGGCGATTACCGTGTTGTTGAGGTAAATCCCAGGGTGTCAAGGTCATCAGCCCTTGCATCAAAGGCAACAGGCTACCCGATTGCCCGCGTGACCGCAAAAATCGCAATCGGAATGACACTTGACGAAATCATAAATAACGTTACCAAGAGCACTCCTGCTTCTTTTGAGCCGGCTCTGGACTACGTAATCACAAAGATTCCCAGGTGGCCTTTTGATAAGTTCAAAACTGCAGACAAGACCCTGACAACAGCCATGAAAAGTACGGGTGAAGTCATGGCAATCGGCAGGACAATTGAGGAGTCCCTGCTGAAGGCTTTCAACTCTCTCGATATTGACTCTCAGTTGGGAACAAAACAATGGGAGGAGCCTGAGATCAAAACCCTTCTCAAGACCCCCACAAGCGAACGTCTTTTTGTTATCTACCATGCGCTTGAGCGGGGTATGTCGGTAAAGGAAATTGCCGAACTTTCGAGCATCAATCCTTTCTTCATCTCGAAAATGAAAGGGATCGTGGAAATGGAAAAGCGCATCAGGAAGGAAGAACTTACACCTGAACTCCTGCGCGAAGCAAAAAGAATGGGTTTCTCGGATACCCGTCTTGCTGAGCTGACCGGCAGAACAAGAGAGGAAATCAGTGACCTCAGGCATGAAGCAGGAATTCTGGCTACTTTCAAGATGGTGGATACCTGTGCAGCCGAATTCGAGGCAGCTACCCCATATTACTACTCTACTTATGAGGATACCTGCGAGGCAAACCCGACAGACAGGAAGAAAATTCTTATTCTCGGAGCAGGCCCTATCAGGATAGGACAGGGAATCGAATTCGACTACTGTACCGTCCATGCTGTCACTGCGCTTAGGGAAGAAGGCATAGAAACTCTTATCATCAACAACAATCCCGAAACTGTATCTACAGACTTCGATACCTCGGACAAGCTCTTTTTTGAGCCGCTGACTCTGGAACATGTAATGAACGTCATCGAGCGTGAAAGACCTGATGGAGTGCTTGTGCAGTTCGGAGGACAGACCTCGGTGAACCTTGCACTGCCCCTCAAGCAGGAGTTAAAGCGCAGGACAGACCTTAATACCGTAATTCTGGGCACTGATCCTGAGGACATGGATCTTGCCGAAGACAGGGAAAAGTTCTATCTCCTTATGCAGAAGCTCGGCATTCCGCAGCCTGAAGGCGGCTATGCAACTTCCCAGGAAGAGGCAATTGAGGTTGCAAAGCGGATCGGTTTCCCTGTGCTTGTGCGCCCATCTTACGTACTGGGTGGGCGGGCAATGGAAATCGTGTATGATGAGATAGACCTTGAACGCTATATGAGAGAGGCAGTAAGGGTCTCGCCCGAACACCCGATCCTTATTGACGATTTCCTTGAGGCAGCCAGCGAAATCGACGTCGATGCTGTCTGCGACCAGGAAGATGTACTTATTGGTGCAATCATGGAGCACATTGAAGAGGCAGGCGTACATTCCGGAGATTCTGCTTGTGTAATTCCTCCCCAGACCCTCTCTCCTGAGGTGCTTGCCCAGGTCAGGGATTATACACGCAAAATAGCTCTTGGTCTCAAGGTCAAAGGCCTGATCAATATCCAGATGGCAGAAAAAGACGGGAAGGTTTTTGTACTTGAAGCAAATCCCCGCTCAAGCAGGACAATTCCCTTTGTCTCAAAAGCCGTGGGAATTCCGCTTGCAAAGATCGCAGCCAAAGTTATTATAGGGCACAGCTTAAAGAGCCTGGGATACACTGACGAGCCAAAACCCAAACATGTCTCGATTAAAGAAGTCCTTCTTCCTTTCGATAAATTGCCAGGCGCAGACCCTATTCTCGGGCCAGAAATGAAAAGTACTGGCGAGGTCATGGGTATTGACTATGACTTCGGAAGGGCATACTATAAGGCTGAACTTGCAGCTGACAACCTGCTGCCCCTTACTGGAAAAGTTTTCCTATCCATAAGGAATGCTGATAAAACCGAACTCGTAGGTGTTGCAAGGAAACTGCAAGAAGCAGGGCTTGAACTTATGGGCACGGAAGGAACTGTTAATCATCTTGCAAAGCACGGGATCTTCATGGATGTGGTAAAAAAAGTCCACGACGGAAGCCCGAATGTTATAGATATGATGCGCAGGGACGAGGTTGACCTTATCATCAATACTCCGACAAGCAGACAGTCCCGGAAAGACGGCTCAAGAATCAGGCGGGCAGCTGTGGATTTCAAGGTTCCATACATCACCACAATGCAGGCAGCTATTGCTGCAGCCGATGCCATCGAGACCATGAAGAAAGGACGGGAGCTTACGATTAAATCCATTAACGAGTACCACAGCGAGATGGGACAGGCTAAAAAATCCGAACTAAATCTTGTTCAGGAAAAAGAAGCTGAATCGGCAAAGATCGAGTAA
- a CDS encoding tetratricopeptide repeat protein has product MAKMAKMANVLKELDRSAGEAYKKGRISFQIGRFEEALTDYNEAADAWNRAASISFEIGKKASGKAFLEKAWDARSCYGMALFKLERYEEALGIVDAALELKPESPVEWSNRGFVLSALNRNEEALEAFNRALVLDPESPKILTSMGIVYFRMGLLEKALDTFDCALAAEPKKASDWACKIPRFSFFSRNKAPIMKPDNAGAWYWKGKVFLELGENEKALNAFKMALESDPDHLDSLLTGGDLLCKFEEYDEALRCYVRALKLSPGNEAASRGKEFCEAKINGC; this is encoded by the coding sequence ATGGCAAAAATGGCAAAAATGGCAAATGTACTTAAAGAGCTCGACAGGTCGGCAGGGGAAGCTTACAAAAAGGGCAGGATTTCTTTTCAAATAGGCAGGTTTGAAGAGGCGCTTACTGATTATAACGAAGCGGCTGATGCCTGGAACAGGGCAGCAAGCATATCATTCGAAATAGGGAAAAAAGCTAGCGGAAAAGCGTTTCTTGAGAAAGCCTGGGATGCAAGGTCGTGTTACGGAATGGCGCTTTTCAAGCTTGAAAGGTACGAGGAAGCCCTGGGAATTGTTGATGCTGCACTTGAGCTTAAGCCTGAAAGCCCTGTTGAGTGGTCCAATCGGGGTTTTGTGCTATCAGCCCTGAACAGAAATGAAGAAGCCCTGGAAGCTTTTAACAGGGCGCTTGTACTTGATCCCGAATCTCCTAAAATCCTTACCAGTATGGGTATAGTGTATTTCAGGATGGGACTATTGGAAAAGGCTCTTGATACTTTCGATTGTGCTCTTGCAGCCGAACCCAAAAAAGCGTCGGATTGGGCTTGCAAAATTCCCAGGTTCAGTTTCTTTTCCCGGAATAAAGCTCCCATTATGAAGCCTGATAATGCCGGAGCTTGGTACTGGAAAGGCAAGGTATTTCTCGAACTTGGAGAAAATGAAAAAGCCCTTAACGCCTTCAAGATGGCTCTTGAGAGCGATCCTGACCACCTCGACTCGCTCCTCACAGGAGGAGACTTGCTTTGTAAATTTGAGGAATACGATGAGGCTCTCAGATGCTATGTACGCGCCCTGAAGCTCAGCCCTGGAAACGAAGCTGCCAGCAGGGGAAAAGAATTTTGTGAAGCGAAAATTAATGGGTGTTAA
- a CDS encoding HEAT repeat domain-containing protein, translated as MKNLKTIYIQAQDRRRREKLIKIVDKLNNKDKSDSDLQNIWRQYIELIAGGNDTATSFAILILKTVISRIPDKYQAWEDLLRVVSRANKFPIELSEPIFYHIFEYLPNKQIAWEDLYKLTSNNKINVRLIAAFVLGDLFSLVPDKQKAWKDLHNLACSEDIYIRKGIAKSIGTVFPNILNKQEAWTDLQKLVCDQNASVRISAIHSVDSVFPYVPDKQKAWEDLQGFITDTNVHIRFIAIGLLDSKLIASNFTYAHNSEQTWKNLLKIATEEEEKDWLIKFSESKALATLYLYIPNKERAWEDLHKLVNNKSEHLRECAAKCTGIAFQYLKDKAQVWEDLYRLVNDEDSSVRSGAAASFGIAFQYIENKTHAWEELHRLANDEDSSVRSSAANSIGTAFQYIENKVQAWEDLHRLVDDENDSVRSAVASSLSSVFRNIGDTRQAWEDLHKLANDKNESVRINAANSIETALKYIENKKQACETLHNLLEDKSKRVRFAALFTTVFSFSNIADQIQAWNDLLKLTNDQDYLIRASVASLLYLAYNDMKEDKSKWEDLHRLTYHHDMHVRGGTTRSICFLFPNLIDKQQAWEDLHRLVKDESSLVREWVAESLEGSFSYLPDQKLAYEDLMKLANDEDADVRINANHSLGKISIFKASEAETEEKYREELENAIEFFDKSSKESVFHKTSPSKFCLPFYRSFHTIIFEKSSADEEVERYLTEARKAIERSKIKELLFEAIENLAKTLREVQESKKHDQKFNRSEIDYYRRYFDRVEKLMRDAEELAPFATKTVIKGLPIFDRKLNSLLEEIREKAKTACRESKGTDTEEIACAVSREVQKWEIGSQEEMNLYVENLVLVLKSKIPHTPENREILERIELLKDEKNLTKQYSILPTIIGLIPTVNVIPEEAVTNRFDDLKRDISNFNEKLDQVIIS; from the coding sequence TTGAAAAACTTGAAAACTATTTATATACAAGCACAAGACAGAAGGCGGCGAGAGAAACTTATTAAAATTGTAGATAAGCTTAATAACAAAGATAAATCGGACAGTGATCTCCAAAACATTTGGAGGCAGTATATCGAATTAATAGCTGGTGGTAATGATACAGCTACATCATTTGCAATACTTATACTAAAGACAGTAATTTCACGTATTCCTGATAAATATCAAGCTTGGGAAGACCTTCTCAGAGTGGTCTCGAGAGCAAATAAATTTCCTATAGAATTGTCAGAACCCATTTTCTATCATATTTTTGAATATCTTCCAAATAAACAAATAGCCTGGGAAGATTTGTACAAGTTAACGAGTAATAATAAAATAAATGTGAGATTAATTGCAGCATTTGTATTAGGTGACTTATTTTCACTCGTTCCTGATAAGCAAAAAGCATGGAAAGATCTGCACAACTTAGCGTGTAGTGAAGATATTTATATTCGAAAAGGAATCGCTAAATCTATAGGTACTGTGTTCCCAAATATCTTGAATAAACAGGAAGCATGGACTGATCTTCAGAAATTGGTTTGTGATCAAAATGCTTCTGTGAGGATAAGTGCAATACATTCAGTTGATTCTGTATTTCCTTATGTTCCAGATAAACAGAAAGCGTGGGAAGATTTACAGGGATTCATAACTGATACAAATGTCCACATAAGATTTATTGCAATAGGTCTCTTAGATTCAAAGTTAATTGCTTCAAATTTTACTTATGCTCATAATAGTGAGCAAACGTGGAAAAATTTACTGAAAATAGCAACTGAAGAAGAAGAAAAAGATTGGCTAATAAAGTTTAGTGAGTCGAAAGCGCTTGCTACATTATATCTGTATATTCCAAATAAAGAACGTGCTTGGGAAGATTTACATAAGTTAGTGAACAACAAAAGTGAGCATTTAAGAGAATGTGCTGCAAAATGTACTGGTATTGCTTTTCAGTACCTTAAGGATAAAGCACAAGTTTGGGAAGATTTGTACAGATTAGTCAATGACGAAGATAGTTCTGTAAGAAGTGGTGCAGCGGCTTCTTTTGGAATTGCTTTTCAATATATTGAGAATAAGACACACGCTTGGGAAGAGCTACATAGATTAGCTAATGATGAAGATAGTTCTGTAAGAAGCAGTGCAGCAAATTCTATCGGGACTGCTTTTCAATATATTGAGAATAAAGTACAAGCGTGGGAAGATTTGCATAGATTAGTTGATGACGAAAATGATTCAGTAAGGAGTGCCGTGGCAAGTTCTTTAAGTTCTGTTTTCCGAAATATTGGAGATACGAGGCAGGCTTGGGAGGACTTACATAAGCTAGCAAACGATAAAAATGAATCTGTAAGAATAAATGCGGCAAATTCTATTGAAACTGCTTTAAAGTATATCGAAAATAAAAAACAAGCTTGTGAGACATTACATAATCTATTAGAAGATAAAAGTAAGAGGGTTAGGTTTGCTGCATTATTTACGACAGTTTTCTCTTTTTCCAATATCGCAGATCAAATTCAAGCTTGGAATGATTTGCTAAAACTCACAAATGATCAAGATTATCTTATTCGTGCTAGTGTAGCATCTTTACTTTACCTTGCTTATAATGATATGAAGGAAGATAAATCCAAGTGGGAAGACTTACACAGGTTAACATATCACCATGACATGCATGTTAGAGGAGGAACAACAAGATCAATTTGCTTTCTTTTTCCAAACCTTATCGATAAACAACAAGCTTGGGAAGATCTTCATAGACTTGTTAAAGATGAATCTAGTCTTGTTCGGGAATGGGTTGCTGAATCTTTAGAAGGTTCTTTCTCTTATTTGCCTGATCAGAAACTAGCATACGAGGATTTAATGAAACTTGCTAACGATGAAGATGCTGATGTAAGGATAAACGCAAATCATTCTCTTGGAAAAATATCTATCTTTAAGGCTTCAGAAGCAGAAACTGAAGAAAAGTATAGAGAAGAGCTAGAAAATGCGATTGAGTTCTTTGATAAATCGTCTAAAGAATCTGTTTTCCACAAAACATCACCATCTAAATTTTGTCTACCATTTTACCGCTCATTTCACACAATAATTTTTGAAAAATCAAGTGCCGACGAAGAAGTTGAGAGATATCTAACTGAGGCTAGGAAAGCAATAGAAAGATCTAAAATAAAGGAATTACTTTTTGAAGCTATTGAAAACCTCGCTAAAACTTTAAGAGAAGTTCAAGAATCTAAAAAACATGATCAAAAATTCAATAGAAGTGAAATTGATTATTATAGAAGATACTTTGATCGTGTAGAGAAGCTCATGAGAGATGCCGAAGAGTTAGCACCATTTGCTACAAAAACTGTAATAAAAGGTCTTCCCATTTTTGATCGAAAGTTAAACTCCCTTCTCGAAGAAATTCGGGAAAAAGCAAAAACTGCGTGTAGGGAATCAAAAGGTACTGATACAGAAGAAATTGCATGCGCTGTCAGTAGAGAGGTCCAGAAATGGGAAATTGGTAGTCAGGAAGAAATGAATTTGTATGTGGAAAACCTCGTTCTGGTTTTGAAATCTAAAATTCCTCATACTCCTGAAAACAGAGAAATTCTTGAGAGAATTGAGTTATTGAAAGATGAGAAAAACCTTACAAAACAATATAGTATTCTGCCTACTATTATTGGATTGATACCAACTGTAAATGTGATCCCAGAGGAAGCAGTTACTAACAGGTTTGATGACCTAAAAAGAGACATCAGTAATTTCAACGAGAAACTTGATCAAGTAATTATATCTTAA
- the carA gene encoding glutamine-hydrolyzing carbamoyl-phosphate synthase small subunit yields MKAVLGLEDGTVIKGTGFGAEGTACGELVFTTQFTGYEEALTDPSYKGQILMFTYPLIGNYGVSGERVQSDNIHAEGLVVREACKKPYHYKSTRSIHKFLEDEGKPGIEGVDTRMLTIKMRERGTMRAALITGSDDGEEAVNIARNLPQITDEELISLVTCKEPRFIPGAEGAWKGISKRKHAVVVDLGIKRSIINSLHSRGIDLTLVPATTKPAEIASYEPDILIISNGPGNPEKAKDAINAVKAFAGTIPVCGICFGHQIISLAMGARTYKLKFGHRGGNQPVKDLVENRIFITSQNHGYAVDADSLDGTGLDIKYLNVNDKTVEGVTHKNLDIFSVQFHPEAQAGPLDTEGTFFGKVVKVLGGEV; encoded by the coding sequence ATGAAAGCAGTACTAGGCTTAGAAGACGGAACAGTTATTAAGGGCACCGGTTTTGGTGCCGAAGGCACAGCTTGCGGCGAACTTGTTTTTACCACTCAATTCACAGGATATGAGGAGGCTCTAACAGATCCTTCCTACAAGGGCCAGATTTTAATGTTTACTTATCCCCTTATCGGAAACTATGGTGTCAGCGGAGAGCGCGTCCAATCCGATAATATCCATGCAGAAGGGCTTGTTGTAAGGGAGGCCTGCAAAAAGCCTTATCATTACAAATCCACCCGTTCTATCCACAAATTTTTGGAGGATGAAGGAAAGCCAGGAATTGAAGGTGTGGATACCCGGATGCTCACCATTAAAATGAGAGAACGCGGAACCATGCGGGCAGCCCTTATTACTGGCAGTGACGATGGGGAAGAAGCTGTCAATATTGCAAGAAACCTTCCACAGATCACGGATGAGGAACTTATTTCCCTTGTGACCTGCAAAGAGCCTCGTTTCATACCCGGAGCTGAAGGCGCCTGGAAAGGCATAAGCAAACGTAAACATGCGGTTGTGGTTGACCTCGGGATAAAGCGCAGCATTATAAATAGCCTGCACAGCCGGGGAATTGACCTTACACTGGTTCCTGCAACTACAAAACCCGCAGAAATTGCAAGCTATGAACCAGATATCCTTATAATCTCAAACGGACCAGGCAACCCTGAAAAAGCAAAGGATGCGATTAACGCCGTAAAGGCTTTTGCAGGCACGATTCCGGTCTGCGGAATCTGTTTTGGGCACCAGATTATCTCGCTTGCTATGGGAGCGAGGACTTATAAATTGAAATTCGGGCACAGGGGAGGAAACCAGCCTGTAAAGGACCTTGTTGAAAACAGGATTTTCATAACTTCCCAGAACCACGGGTATGCAGTTGATGCAGATTCACTTGATGGGACAGGGCTCGATATAAAATACCTGAACGTAAACGACAAAACCGTAGAAGGGGTTACCCATAAAAACCTGGACATTTTCAGCGTGCAGTTCCACCCTGAAGCCCAGGCAGGACCATTGGATACTGAGGGAACGTTCTTTGGTAAGGTTGTGAAGGTTCTTGGAGGTGAAGTTTAA
- a CDS encoding argininosuccinate synthase gives MAKKVALAYSGGLDTSVCIPILKEKYGYDEVITVSVDVGQPEEEIKRANAKAEKISDKHYTVDAKEEFIRDYIFPLIKANGSYEGYVMGTSVARPLIAKKVVEIARKEGAVALAHGCTGKGNDQLRFEAVFRQTDMEVIAPMRDMNLTREWEIEYAKEHGIPVEATKSKPWSVDENIWSRSIEGGRLEDPSFVPPEEIYEWTTSPEKAPDQPRIIEIGFEAGVPVSLDGEKLSGYDLIKKLNAIAGENGVGRTDMIEDRVLGLKARENYEHPAATVLLAAHADLEKLVLTRSELKFKKIVDDQWSEMAYAGLVDDPLFADLNAFIDKSQERVTGTVKVKLYKGALTILARSSPNALYSEDLVSFDSKTIDQKDAEGFAKYHGFQARMYRKVMDR, from the coding sequence ATGGCAAAAAAAGTTGCACTTGCATATTCAGGAGGGCTTGACACCTCGGTGTGCATCCCCATCCTCAAGGAAAAGTACGGGTACGATGAAGTAATTACAGTCTCGGTAGATGTAGGGCAGCCTGAAGAGGAAATCAAAAGGGCGAATGCAAAAGCCGAGAAGATAAGCGACAAACATTACACAGTAGATGCAAAGGAAGAGTTCATAAGAGACTACATCTTCCCCTTAATCAAAGCCAACGGAAGCTACGAAGGCTATGTTATGGGCACATCGGTTGCCCGACCCCTGATTGCGAAAAAAGTAGTAGAAATTGCCAGAAAAGAAGGTGCAGTTGCCCTTGCGCATGGCTGCACGGGAAAAGGCAATGATCAGCTCCGCTTCGAAGCCGTTTTCCGCCAGACCGATATGGAAGTCATCGCCCCAATGCGGGATATGAACCTGACCCGCGAGTGGGAAATCGAGTACGCAAAAGAGCACGGAATCCCGGTGGAAGCCACAAAATCCAAACCCTGGAGCGTTGACGAAAATATCTGGAGCCGCAGCATCGAAGGCGGCAGGCTTGAAGACCCCTCCTTTGTCCCGCCAGAGGAAATCTACGAGTGGACAACCTCTCCTGAAAAAGCCCCTGACCAGCCCAGGATTATTGAGATCGGCTTTGAAGCCGGCGTTCCAGTCTCCCTTGACGGCGAAAAACTCAGCGGCTACGACCTTATAAAGAAACTGAACGCCATCGCAGGCGAAAACGGCGTCGGCAGAACCGATATGATTGAAGACCGCGTGCTGGGCTTAAAAGCCCGCGAAAACTACGAACACCCCGCTGCAACCGTCCTTCTCGCAGCCCACGCCGACCTCGAAAAACTCGTCCTGACCCGCAGCGAACTAAAATTCAAGAAGATCGTCGACGACCAGTGGTCCGAAATGGCATACGCCGGCCTTGTGGACGACCCCCTTTTTGCCGACCTCAACGCCTTTATCGACAAATCCCAGGAAAGGGTCACAGGCACAGTAAAAGTGAAGCTCTACAAAGGCGCCCTCACAATCCTTGCCCGCAGTTCGCCAAATGCCCTGTATTCCGAGGATCTGGTTTCGTTTGACAGCAAGACCATTGACCAGAAGGATGCAGAAGGGTTTGCGAAGTATCACGGGTTCCAGGCGAGGATGTACAGGAAAGTGATGGATAGGTAA
- a CDS encoding HD domain-containing protein: MPGLGKLSAQLYENSSATYLLLNSNDHIKRMRNIEQLGVIHNVYEGVHHSRWEYVMTQLGLLHRLYPSDKKAGGRPLEGWGLNSDIEFLDTRFSGTEVIQIWILLSNAGHLPGTFSSEKALMKYIIKDSRIKEILRNSLKDDNVKLYFDYILETEDIYNFNKVLSFFFLEHYRDQDPELVDLLIEVLKFYCIGCDSLKKEVTPEKMISLDKKRSNFLLIFNRLRQISYLYLDSLYGPVPFDFDLPSILVNLPDHINDLFIGDGDLVQTLNSFDSFLSNTIYQSEKSLQAHGYHIKNVTSKIKNKSKKVNTEKELYEFLIDNSNFEPQYTNLQKYQTIRFLLDIIPGYSKIYKKIFNFETEDSLNKKYGSTKCIFTLEPNIKKDTYMMSLSFSESVQIINR, encoded by the coding sequence GTGCCTGGTTTGGGGAAATTAAGTGCACAATTATATGAAAATTCAAGCGCTACTTATTTGTTACTAAATTCTAATGATCACATTAAGAGAATGAGGAATATAGAACAACTCGGAGTGATCCATAATGTTTATGAAGGAGTTCATCACTCTCGTTGGGAGTATGTAATGACCCAATTGGGTCTTTTACACAGGTTATATCCTTCCGACAAAAAAGCGGGTGGGAGACCGCTAGAAGGTTGGGGTTTAAACTCAGACATCGAATTTTTAGATACAAGATTTTCAGGTACAGAAGTGATCCAAATATGGATACTTCTATCAAATGCAGGGCATCTACCAGGTACTTTTTCAAGTGAAAAAGCTCTTATGAAATACATAATTAAAGATTCTCGTATAAAGGAAATTTTAAGAAATTCATTAAAAGATGATAATGTAAAGTTGTATTTTGATTACATTTTGGAAACAGAAGATATTTATAATTTTAACAAAGTTTTATCTTTCTTTTTTTTAGAGCATTATCGAGATCAAGATCCAGAATTAGTCGATTTACTAATTGAGGTACTTAAATTCTATTGTATCGGATGTGATTCTCTTAAAAAAGAAGTAACTCCTGAAAAAATGATAAGTCTAGATAAAAAAAGATCTAATTTTTTGTTAATATTTAATAGACTGAGACAAATTTCTTATTTATATCTTGATTCTTTATATGGACCAGTGCCATTTGATTTTGATTTGCCTTCAATTTTAGTAAACTTACCAGATCATATAAACGATTTGTTTATTGGTGATGGAGATCTAGTTCAAACTCTTAACTCCTTTGATTCATTTCTTTCTAATACGATATATCAATCCGAAAAATCTTTACAGGCTCATGGCTATCATATAAAGAATGTCACGAGCAAAATAAAAAATAAATCAAAAAAAGTAAATACCGAAAAAGAATTGTATGAGTTTTTAATAGATAATTCAAACTTTGAGCCCCAATATACAAATTTACAAAAATACCAAACAATTAGATTTTTATTAGATATTATTCCAGGTTACTCAAAAATATATAAAAAGATATTTAATTTTGAGACAGAAGACTCTTTAAACAAAAAATACGGGAGTACTAAGTGTATATTTACATTAGAACCTAATATAAAAAAAGATACTTATATGATGTCTCTTTCTTTCTCTGAAAGTGTACAGATAATCAATCGTTAG